One genomic region from Myxococcales bacterium encodes:
- a CDS encoding prepilin-type N-terminal cleavage/methylation domain-containing protein: MSQRPDSERRLPNRARRLRRRFVSGLTLIEILVVLAIVAVLTVGVMGGSGQLEGARLKQAATLVSGAVRAGYGRANATSKSVRLVFDFEKDSMWLEEADQRHLVQSNDKSGAAGANPVTDAERAAAAESERIVKGPKPPRATFKPVTKGEIGDQAEMKSLRALPRGITFREVQASHDLEPKQSGRAYLYFWPGGMTERAVVQLAPKPGDETRVFNDDRTLTLLVSPLTGKTTLKAGSVALKVPKDDAEASEREDRSL, translated from the coding sequence GTGAGCCAGCGCCCCGATTCGGAGCGTCGTCTGCCCAATCGCGCCAGGCGATTGCGGCGGCGCTTCGTTTCGGGGCTCACGCTCATTGAGATTTTGGTCGTTCTCGCCATCGTCGCCGTCCTGACCGTTGGCGTCATGGGCGGCTCCGGTCAGCTCGAGGGCGCGCGATTGAAGCAGGCGGCGACCCTCGTGAGCGGCGCCGTCCGCGCCGGCTATGGTCGAGCCAACGCCACGTCGAAGAGCGTCCGCCTCGTCTTCGACTTCGAGAAGGACTCGATGTGGCTCGAGGAAGCGGACCAGCGGCACCTCGTCCAGTCCAACGACAAGTCGGGCGCGGCGGGGGCAAATCCCGTCACCGACGCGGAGCGCGCGGCGGCGGCCGAATCGGAGCGCATCGTGAAAGGGCCGAAGCCGCCCCGCGCCACCTTCAAGCCCGTCACCAAGGGCGAGATCGGCGACCAGGCGGAGATGAAGTCGCTGCGGGCGCTGCCGCGCGGCATCACATTTCGCGAGGTCCAGGCGTCACACGACTTGGAGCCCAAGCAGTCGGGCCGCGCCTACCTGTACTTCTGGCCCGGCGGAATGACCGAGCGCGCCGTGGTGCAACTGGCGCCGAAGCCCGGCGATGAGACTCGCGTCTTCAACGATGATCGAACGCTGACGTTGCTCGTGTCGCCGCTCACCGGCAAAACGACGTTGAAGGCCGGCAGCGTGGCGCTCAAGGTGCCAAAGGACGACGCGGAGGCCTCGGAGCGCGAGGACCGTTCGTTATGA
- a CDS encoding type II secretion system protein GspG, with product MSTLNRIAARATKRRLRGRARGVTLIEILIVLAIIGLIAGGVAVVAVPQFEKARVSQAKIDVGNLQRAVELWKSQNPGGDCPTMEKLKADKIVSASTKPADPWDTAYEIDCQPDDVVVTSYGPDKKKGTKDDLRIPEGPKQ from the coding sequence ATGAGCACGTTGAATCGGATCGCGGCAAGGGCAACGAAGCGTCGGCTTCGCGGTCGGGCGCGGGGCGTCACCCTCATCGAAATCCTGATCGTCCTCGCGATCATCGGACTCATCGCCGGCGGCGTCGCCGTGGTCGCCGTGCCGCAGTTCGAGAAGGCGCGCGTATCCCAGGCGAAGATCGACGTTGGAAACCTGCAGCGCGCCGTCGAGCTGTGGAAGTCGCAGAACCCCGGCGGAGACTGCCCCACGATGGAGAAGCTCAAGGCTGACAAGATCGTGTCGGCCAGCACCAAGCCGGCGGACCCGTGGGATACGGCCTACGAGATCGACTGCCAGCCCGACGACGTGGTCGTCACCAGCTACGGCCCCGACAAGAAGAAGGGCACGAAAGACGACCTCCGCATCCCCGAGGGTCCCAAGCAGTGA
- a CDS encoding type II secretion system protein GspG: MAKGAHSRVFFPWERRRGVAGWLGRVRGRLSIALLLALVLVVAVIRRERAAAEVRATRASIGDVARAVSAYRAANGGRCPKALDELSRGGHIRDLPVDAWQRPFRLLCPGRKDPAGFEVVSDGPDGEPFGLDRVE; the protein is encoded by the coding sequence ATGGCGAAGGGCGCTCATTCACGCGTGTTCTTTCCTTGGGAGCGCCGGCGCGGCGTCGCTGGCTGGCTCGGCCGCGTTCGCGGAAGGTTGAGCATCGCCCTCTTGCTCGCGCTCGTCCTGGTGGTGGCGGTCATCCGTCGTGAGCGCGCTGCCGCCGAGGTGCGCGCGACGCGCGCGAGTATCGGCGACGTCGCCCGCGCCGTCTCGGCCTACCGTGCCGCCAATGGTGGCCGCTGTCCCAAGGCGCTCGACGAACTCTCGCGCGGTGGACACATAAGAGACCTTCCCGTCGACGCGTGGCAGCGGCCCTTTCGGCTGCTCTGCCCCGGCCGGAAGGATCCGGCGGGCTTCGAAGTTGTGAGCGATGGGCCCGACGGTGAGCCGTTCGGTCTCGATCGCGTCGAGTGA
- a CDS encoding type II secretion system F family protein, giving the protein MLIIGSVLISVMMVAVVPKVTNIFASLDRALPWYTSLLIAVSNLLSSNEMLGFVFTLLTALSVQKHLAQPVPEATRENPKPKRPYGVAFIALVCLLALHVYLMFSVESAWSYALGMGIGVAFGFGITRLLNYIATPAGRERKDTWLLRMPIFGGLFRMLAVARFSRTLATLLQSGVPLLKAMDIVRNVIGNARLERVVDEAANAIREGQSIAAPLKRSGDFPPIVTHMIAVGEKSGELEGMLENVAKAYDTQVETRIQGLTSLLEPLMIVFMGGAVGFIAFAILMPLIQMNEFIQ; this is encoded by the coding sequence ATGCTCATCATCGGCTCCGTGCTCATCAGCGTCATGATGGTCGCCGTGGTGCCCAAGGTGACCAACATCTTTGCGAGCTTAGACCGCGCGCTCCCTTGGTACACGTCGCTGCTCATCGCTGTCTCGAACCTGCTCTCGTCCAACGAGATGTTGGGCTTCGTCTTCACGCTCTTGACGGCGCTCTCGGTGCAGAAGCACCTGGCCCAGCCGGTCCCGGAGGCGACGCGTGAGAACCCAAAGCCGAAGCGCCCCTACGGCGTCGCGTTCATCGCCCTCGTCTGCTTGCTGGCGCTCCACGTGTACCTGATGTTCTCCGTCGAGTCGGCCTGGTCCTACGCCCTCGGCATGGGCATCGGCGTGGCCTTCGGCTTCGGCATCACGCGTCTGCTCAACTACATCGCCACCCCGGCGGGGCGCGAGCGCAAGGACACGTGGCTCCTGCGTATGCCGATCTTCGGTGGCCTCTTTCGCATGCTGGCCGTGGCCCGCTTTTCACGCACCCTCGCGACGCTACTCCAGAGCGGTGTGCCGCTCCTCAAGGCGATGGATATCGTACGCAACGTCATCGGCAACGCGCGCCTTGAGCGCGTCGTCGACGAGGCCGCCAACGCCATCCGCGAGGGCCAGTCGATCGCGGCGCCTCTCAAGCGCAGCGGTGATTTTCCGCCCATCGTGACCCACATGATTGCCGTCGGTGAAAAGAGCGGCGAGCTCGAAGGAATGCTCGAGAACGTCGCGAAGGCTTATGACACGCAGGTCGAGACGCGCATCCAAGGGCTCACCAGTCTCCTCGAGCCGCTCATGATCGTCTTCATGGGGGGCGCCGTCGGTTTCATCGCGTTCGCGATCCTGATGCCCCTCATCCAGATGAACGAGTTCATTCAGTGA
- the gspE gene encoding type II secretion system ATPase GspE has protein sequence MSSGGPAEQRFLGEVLARRGIVPFDRLEPIPIAFAKSHRMLAHHEDEHAVHVLCGDPFDTMAFDDLRVLFGKSVEVSVGVGERIIDAINRVYERDAGGGELEQEEGGSDGDEAADDILDSDDEAPVIRWVNSLFLHAMKERASDIHIEPEEKEVLVRYRIDGELYVARRAPRAFMNSIVSRIKIESSLNIAEKRLPQDGRITKKIAGKGFDIRVSTIPTSRGYERIVMRLLNKSSVLLDLPDLGFSSRDYSIMDGLIRRPDGIILVTGPTGSGKTTTLYACINRINQPNINILTAEDPVEYEISGIHQVHVQAKIGLTFASALRAFLRQDPDVVMVGEIRDKETVEIAINASLTGHLVLSTIHTNDAPGAITRMVDMGVEPFLIRSSVIGILAQRLVRVLCPHCKVAYPAEPFELDQLGISTERVAFRERRREIANTKYYPRGAADVDPLVAASMERPTFYRHKGCDRCGNTGFSGRRGIYELMLMDDAVGPLVLKNADAQTVKRAAIEQGMDTLRDDGARKVLLGLTSVEEVLAATQRGRGPRRVAGVDARGATAGGRWRRLSPRHPAGRGVSHGGLRVPRSRRS, from the coding sequence ATGAGCAGCGGGGGACCGGCCGAGCAGCGTTTCCTCGGCGAGGTCCTCGCTCGTCGTGGCATCGTACCGTTCGACCGCCTCGAGCCGATTCCCATCGCGTTCGCCAAGTCACATCGGATGTTGGCCCACCACGAGGACGAGCACGCGGTCCACGTGCTCTGCGGCGACCCCTTCGACACGATGGCCTTCGACGACCTGCGCGTGCTCTTCGGCAAGTCCGTCGAGGTCTCCGTCGGCGTCGGCGAACGCATCATCGACGCCATCAATCGCGTCTACGAGCGAGACGCGGGCGGCGGCGAGCTCGAGCAAGAAGAGGGCGGCAGTGACGGCGACGAAGCCGCCGACGACATCCTCGACTCCGACGACGAAGCGCCGGTGATTCGTTGGGTCAACTCGCTGTTTCTTCACGCCATGAAGGAGCGCGCCAGCGACATCCACATCGAGCCGGAAGAGAAGGAGGTCCTCGTTCGCTACCGCATCGACGGGGAGCTCTACGTGGCCCGTCGGGCGCCCCGCGCCTTCATGAACAGCATCGTCTCCCGCATCAAGATCGAGAGCTCGCTCAACATCGCTGAGAAGCGGCTGCCACAAGACGGGCGCATCACGAAGAAGATCGCTGGCAAGGGCTTCGACATCCGCGTCAGCACCATCCCGACGAGCCGCGGCTACGAGCGCATCGTCATGCGCCTCCTGAACAAGTCGAGCGTCCTCTTGGACTTGCCGGACTTGGGGTTCTCGTCGCGCGACTACTCGATCATGGACGGCCTGATCCGGCGTCCCGACGGCATCATCCTCGTCACCGGCCCGACGGGCTCGGGCAAGACGACGACGCTCTATGCGTGCATCAACCGAATCAATCAGCCGAACATCAACATCCTCACGGCGGAAGATCCCGTTGAGTACGAGATCTCCGGCATCCACCAGGTCCACGTCCAGGCGAAGATCGGCCTCACCTTCGCCAGCGCTCTTCGCGCCTTCCTCCGCCAGGACCCCGACGTGGTCATGGTCGGCGAGATCCGCGACAAGGAGACCGTCGAGATTGCGATCAACGCCTCGCTGACCGGTCACCTCGTTCTCTCGACCATTCACACCAACGATGCCCCGGGCGCCATCACGCGCATGGTCGACATGGGCGTCGAGCCCTTCCTCATTCGCTCCAGCGTCATCGGCATCCTGGCGCAGCGCTTGGTGCGTGTTCTCTGTCCGCACTGCAAGGTCGCGTACCCCGCCGAACCCTTCGAGCTCGACCAACTCGGCATCTCCACGGAGCGCGTCGCCTTTCGCGAGCGCCGCCGCGAGATCGCCAACACGAAGTATTACCCGCGCGGCGCGGCCGACGTGGACCCGCTTGTGGCGGCCTCCATGGAGCGGCCGACGTTTTATCGCCACAAGGGCTGCGATCGCTGCGGCAACACGGGCTTCTCCGGTCGTCGGGGCATCTACGAGCTCATGCTCATGGATGACGCCGTCGGGCCGCTGGTGCTCAAGAACGCGGACGCGCAGACGGTCAAGCGGGCGGCCATCGAGCAGGGGATGGACACCTTGCGAGACGACGGCGCCCGCAAGGTCCTCTTGGGCCTCACCTCGGTGGAAGAGGTCCTGGCGGCGACGCAAAGAGGACGCGGCCCTCGACGTGTCGCCGGCGTCGATGCGCGCGGTGCGACCGCCGGCGGCCGTTGGCGTCGACTCTCGCCGCGACACCCAGCGGGGCGCGGAGTGAGCCATGGCGGTCTTCGAGTACCGCGGTCTCGTCGCAGCTAG
- a CDS encoding general secretion pathway protein GspC, giving the protein MTGPLNKVELPAETAPQGPDLRDPANAPPCDGVKLLIIAASPDPEWSFAAFQANGETKSVLRRRGGEVGSKKVEYVGWDRVWLSSGGSLCQAQMFKAGDAPKPVAAAEAPPPPPVKGGGAPSLDEGIKKGIVKVGPTEYNIDRGVVDKILENQADLMRQARIVPEQENGKTVGIRMFGVRPDTLLGVIGMENGDRLQSINGFEIANPEKALEAYARLRTAERLTIVLNRRGQQMNMDYNIK; this is encoded by the coding sequence GTGACAGGGCCGCTCAACAAGGTCGAGCTGCCCGCCGAAACTGCGCCGCAAGGCCCCGACCTCCGCGATCCGGCCAACGCGCCGCCATGCGACGGCGTGAAGCTCCTCATCATCGCAGCGTCGCCGGACCCCGAGTGGTCCTTCGCCGCGTTCCAAGCGAACGGCGAGACCAAGAGCGTGCTCCGTCGCCGCGGCGGCGAGGTGGGCAGCAAGAAGGTTGAATACGTCGGTTGGGATCGCGTTTGGTTGTCATCGGGCGGAAGCCTCTGCCAGGCGCAGATGTTCAAGGCCGGTGACGCGCCGAAGCCCGTCGCCGCCGCTGAAGCGCCGCCGCCGCCGCCGGTGAAGGGCGGGGGAGCTCCGTCGCTCGACGAGGGCATCAAGAAGGGCATCGTGAAGGTCGGCCCCACCGAGTACAACATCGACCGCGGCGTCGTAGACAAGATCCTCGAGAACCAAGCCGACCTCATGCGCCAGGCGCGCATCGTGCCCGAGCAGGAGAACGGCAAGACCGTGGGCATCCGCATGTTCGGCGTTCGTCCCGACACCCTCTTGGGCGTCATCGGCATGGAGAACGGCGATCGTCTCCAATCGATCAACGGCTTCGAGATCGCCAACCCCGAGAAGGCTCTCGAGGCCTATGCGCGCCTTCGCACGGCGGAGCGACTGACCATCGTGCTCAACCGCCGCGGGCAACAAATGAACATGGACTACAACATCAAATGA
- a CDS encoding sigma-54-dependent Fis family transcriptional regulator, with the protein MSSNPVNVAPADPDISVLVVDDERSNVESLERIFAREGMRVLVATDAKHALEVLRTHRVHVVLTDLMMPGTTGLELLRAVKQVAPDVEVVLMTAYGTVESAVSAMREGAYDFVEKPLKRLTIVKSVRKAAERGRLLAENRSLKNEIQLLTKREAIGSSPAWRRVIEIATQAAPSNATVLVLGESGTGKELLARSIHERSGRRSGPFVAVNCAAIPETILESELFGHERGAFTGAIAKKDGRFAKASTGTLFLDEIGELSPQVQVKLLRVLQEGEYEPLGGSTVRADARIVAATNRDLSAEVQAGRFREDLFYRLNVIAITAPPLRARREDVPLLVDHFVGMYCAKNGKARLTVARPALDKLLDYSWPGNVRELENVIERAVVLSRSDTLTELDLPESIAKATPQAAESFSFPVGTPLDQIELRVIRETLRFTKGDKSLAAQLLGISTRTIYRKLDGVADDA; encoded by the coding sequence ATGTCGTCAAACCCTGTCAATGTGGCGCCGGCGGACCCGGACATCTCGGTTCTCGTCGTCGACGACGAGCGGTCGAACGTCGAGTCCCTCGAGCGCATCTTCGCGCGTGAGGGAATGCGCGTGCTCGTCGCGACCGACGCGAAACACGCGCTCGAGGTGCTTCGCACGCATCGGGTCCACGTCGTCTTGACGGACCTCATGATGCCCGGCACCACGGGGCTCGAGCTCCTCCGCGCCGTCAAGCAGGTCGCGCCCGACGTGGAGGTGGTCCTGATGACGGCTTACGGCACCGTCGAGTCGGCCGTCAGCGCCATGCGGGAAGGCGCCTACGACTTCGTGGAGAAGCCGCTGAAGCGCCTCACCATCGTCAAGAGCGTGCGCAAGGCTGCCGAGCGCGGGCGACTGCTCGCCGAGAACCGCTCGCTCAAGAACGAAATTCAGCTGCTCACGAAACGAGAAGCCATCGGTAGCTCCCCCGCCTGGCGACGGGTCATCGAGATCGCCACGCAGGCGGCGCCGAGCAACGCGACGGTGCTGGTGCTCGGCGAGAGCGGGACCGGCAAGGAGCTCTTGGCGCGCAGCATCCATGAGCGCAGCGGGCGCCGCAGCGGTCCCTTCGTGGCCGTCAACTGCGCGGCGATCCCCGAGACGATCCTTGAGAGCGAGCTCTTCGGTCACGAGCGGGGCGCGTTCACTGGCGCCATCGCCAAGAAGGACGGACGTTTCGCCAAAGCCAGCACTGGCACGCTCTTCTTGGACGAGATCGGCGAGCTGTCGCCGCAGGTGCAGGTGAAGCTGCTCCGCGTGTTGCAGGAAGGCGAATACGAGCCGCTCGGCGGAAGCACTGTCCGCGCCGACGCGCGCATCGTCGCGGCCACGAACCGCGATCTGTCGGCGGAAGTCCAGGCGGGCCGCTTCCGCGAGGACCTCTTCTATCGACTCAACGTCATCGCCATCACCGCACCGCCGCTCCGCGCGCGTCGTGAGGACGTGCCCCTGCTCGTCGATCACTTCGTCGGCATGTATTGCGCGAAAAACGGCAAGGCTCGCCTGACCGTTGCGCGGCCCGCGCTCGACAAGCTCCTCGACTACAGCTGGCCAGGCAACGTGCGCGAGCTCGAGAACGTCATCGAGCGAGCCGTCGTCCTCTCGCGGAGCGATACGCTGACGGAGCTCGACCTGCCCGAGTCGATCGCCAAGGCCACGCCTCAAGCGGCGGAGAGCTTCTCGTTTCCCGTGGGCACGCCGCTCGATCAGATCGAGCTGCGCGTCATCCGCGAGACCTTGCGTTTTACGAAAGGGGACAAGTCGCTCGCCGCGCAGCTCCTGGGCATTTCGACGCGGACGATCTACCGAAAGCTCGACGGCGTCGCGGACGACGCGTGA
- a CDS encoding isochorismatase family protein, with the protein MERLDPRRSLLLVVDVQERLAAAMAPDALGRTTRNVGILLETSRILGAAVVATEQYPKGLGPTVASVAEHLTARAITPIAKTTFDALGEPAVGAALVKAAPLYVVVAGMEAHVCVYQTVRELLRRRLRVVVAMDAVASRTEDNRAAGLALASRAGAALMPTETIVFDWLERAGTDEFRAVSKLVR; encoded by the coding sequence CTGGAACGCCTGGACCCGCGCCGTTCGCTCCTCCTCGTCGTCGATGTTCAAGAGCGGCTTGCCGCCGCCATGGCGCCGGACGCCCTCGGACGGACCACGCGAAACGTTGGCATCCTGCTCGAGACGTCGCGGATTCTCGGAGCCGCCGTTGTGGCGACGGAGCAGTACCCAAAGGGGCTGGGCCCCACCGTGGCGTCCGTCGCCGAGCACCTCACGGCGCGGGCCATCACGCCCATCGCGAAGACGACCTTCGACGCGCTCGGTGAGCCCGCAGTCGGTGCGGCGCTCGTGAAAGCCGCGCCGCTCTACGTCGTGGTCGCCGGCATGGAGGCGCACGTCTGCGTGTACCAAACCGTGCGCGAGCTCTTGCGGAGGCGGCTCCGCGTCGTGGTGGCCATGGACGCGGTGGCCTCCCGGACGGAAGACAACCGCGCCGCGGGTCTCGCCTTGGCGAGCCGAGCCGGAGCCGCCCTCATGCCCACCGAGACCATCGTGTTCGATTGGCTCGAGCGCGCCGGGACCGACGAGTTCCGGGCCGTGTCCAAGCTCGTGCGCTAG
- a CDS encoding (2Fe-2S) ferredoxin domain-containing protein, with product MPHRERYLFVCTNRREEGNPKGSCAQKGAEQVVKKLKEELLRLGVHKSVRACSSSCLDLCEEGVSIACEPAHVTYGRVTLDDVTELAQALADGRVVERLVVHDGRVDRAGTP from the coding sequence ATGCCCCATCGCGAGCGGTATCTCTTCGTCTGCACCAATCGTCGCGAAGAAGGAAACCCAAAGGGCTCCTGTGCACAAAAGGGCGCCGAGCAAGTGGTCAAGAAGCTCAAGGAGGAGCTCTTGCGCCTAGGAGTCCACAAGTCCGTTCGCGCATGCTCGTCGAGCTGCCTCGATCTCTGCGAGGAAGGCGTGAGCATCGCGTGCGAGCCCGCGCACGTCACCTACGGCAGGGTAACCCTCGATGACGTGACCGAGCTGGCCCAAGCCCTCGCCGACGGCCGCGTGGTCGAGCGGCTCGTGGTCCATGACGGCCGCGTGGATCGTGCGGGAACGCCGTGA
- a CDS encoding MATE family efflux transporter: MDTIELIKQKGHRLKRWVAHAAHGARARIGLAGRPSDTGVRAYAQTRRELLTLALPIAGAMAGEVALGLVDTKLVAGLGPAALGGVGLGMTVLYLFYAVVFGILRGIKVRAAHAIGEGRPKDARRYAEAGVLIGLVLGSSAFIFGRNPGPVLAWLGADEAIREPAAQFLGAITWGAPATCAVNAFIQHRQAIGDARTPLIVGLTGNLWNAVFGYALIYGKWGLPALGVAGSGYATAVTEALELVWLGALFLREERGGATAGLDLARATREVCEVGVPTGLHFGAELLAFATFTLILGSLGSREIAAHQIAMAIIRASFLPGIAVGKRPPSSWRGRSVRETLARRTG, from the coding sequence ATGGACACCATCGAGCTCATCAAACAAAAGGGACACCGATTGAAACGGTGGGTCGCCCACGCGGCCCATGGAGCGCGCGCGCGCATAGGCCTCGCCGGGCGACCTAGTGACACGGGTGTGCGCGCCTACGCGCAAACACGGCGCGAGCTTCTGACGCTCGCACTGCCGATCGCCGGCGCGATGGCAGGTGAGGTTGCTCTCGGACTTGTCGACACCAAGCTCGTGGCGGGGCTTGGCCCCGCGGCGCTCGGCGGCGTCGGTCTGGGAATGACCGTGCTCTACCTCTTCTACGCCGTCGTCTTTGGCATCCTGCGCGGCATCAAGGTGCGAGCCGCTCACGCCATCGGTGAGGGTCGCCCCAAGGACGCACGACGCTACGCCGAAGCGGGCGTGCTCATCGGGCTGGTCTTGGGCTCCTCGGCGTTCATCTTCGGCCGAAACCCCGGCCCCGTGCTCGCGTGGCTCGGGGCTGACGAAGCGATACGCGAGCCGGCGGCTCAATTCCTCGGAGCCATCACCTGGGGCGCGCCAGCAACCTGCGCCGTCAACGCGTTCATCCAACACCGACAGGCCATCGGCGATGCGCGAACACCGCTCATCGTCGGCCTCACGGGCAACCTCTGGAACGCCGTCTTCGGTTACGCGCTGATCTACGGAAAGTGGGGGCTGCCGGCGCTCGGAGTGGCCGGCAGCGGCTACGCCACCGCCGTGACGGAGGCGCTTGAGCTCGTGTGGCTCGGCGCGTTGTTCCTTCGGGAAGAGCGCGGCGGCGCCACAGCGGGGCTCGACCTCGCGCGCGCCACACGCGAGGTCTGTGAGGTCGGCGTTCCAACGGGGCTCCACTTCGGCGCCGAGCTGCTCGCCTTTGCAACCTTCACTCTCATCCTGGGAAGCCTCGGCAGTCGCGAGATCGCCGCGCACCAGATCGCGATGGCGATCATCCGCGCGTCGTTTCTTCCAGGCATCGCCGTGGGGAAGCGGCCTCCGTCCTCGTGGCGAGGGCGCTCGGTGCGAGAAACCTTGGCGAGGCGGACCGGGTGA
- a CDS encoding molybdenum cofactor guanylyltransferase: MKRLVAGVFVGGASSRMGQPKGLLPAPSGGSLVERTLAMCRDLGADVVLLGARPEYESLGVTVLADRFVGIGPLAGVESLLRLAATDGAVALTCPCDMPYLPAALLVRLLESAPEAQAVAVRRADGRVEPLLARYDAARCLAPITARAEGAARGESGAVWRALVDLGAAYLDVTEGDEDALSDWDTPEDVLSRSRP, encoded by the coding sequence GTGAAGCGTCTCGTCGCGGGGGTCTTCGTTGGCGGCGCTTCCTCGCGCATGGGGCAGCCCAAAGGGCTCTTGCCTGCCCCGTCTGGCGGATCGCTCGTCGAGCGAACACTCGCGATGTGCCGCGACCTCGGAGCGGACGTGGTGTTGCTCGGCGCGCGCCCCGAATACGAAAGCCTCGGCGTCACGGTGCTCGCCGACCGATTCGTCGGCATCGGCCCGTTGGCGGGCGTCGAGTCGCTCTTGCGGCTCGCCGCGACCGACGGCGCAGTGGCTCTCACCTGCCCCTGCGACATGCCCTACCTGCCGGCGGCGCTGCTTGTGCGCTTGCTCGAGAGCGCTCCCGAGGCCCAGGCGGTTGCGGTGCGCCGCGCCGATGGCCGCGTCGAGCCGCTCTTGGCCCGCTACGACGCAGCGCGTTGCCTAGCACCGATCACGGCTCGCGCCGAAGGTGCGGCGCGCGGCGAATCAGGCGCCGTCTGGCGCGCCCTGGTGGATCTCGGCGCCGCGTACCTCGACGTCACGGAAGGCGACGAGGACGCCCTATCAGACTGGGACACCCCGGAAGACGTCTTGTCACGTTCGCGGCCTTGA
- the fdhD gene encoding formate dehydrogenase accessory sulfurtransferase FdhD, producing the protein MRSGVTTRPIVAYSGHPHGAIRREDAVAVEGPLEIRVDDVPVSLTMRTPGHDDELAVGFLVSEGVVGARADVLSLERTGRDDSVVLITLSEQRRPRLAKLLRYFTTSSACGVCGRASAVALRRGDDGPVELDDAIRIEADTIVTLPSKLRQAQGLFDATGGMPAAALFDESGTLVLVREDVGRHNAVDKLIGERRLRDALPLTGAILLVTSRASYEIVQKAGVARIPIVLAVGAPSSLAIDLADELGITLAAFVRDGRFNVYCGAERIRGLGADA; encoded by the coding sequence ATGCGAAGCGGCGTTACGACGCGACCCATCGTCGCCTATTCGGGCCACCCGCACGGTGCGATACGGCGAGAGGACGCTGTGGCCGTCGAAGGTCCGCTGGAGATTCGCGTCGACGACGTGCCCGTGAGCCTTACGATGCGGACGCCGGGCCACGACGACGAGTTGGCCGTCGGCTTCTTGGTTTCGGAGGGCGTCGTGGGGGCTCGCGCGGACGTCTTGAGCCTCGAGCGCACGGGCCGCGACGACAGCGTTGTTCTGATCACGCTCAGCGAGCAGCGACGCCCCAGGCTCGCGAAACTGCTGCGCTACTTCACGACGAGCTCGGCCTGCGGCGTCTGTGGGCGAGCTTCCGCCGTGGCGCTGCGCCGCGGCGACGACGGCCCCGTGGAGCTGGACGACGCCATACGCATTGAGGCCGATACCATCGTGACGTTGCCCTCGAAGCTCCGGCAGGCGCAGGGACTCTTCGACGCCACCGGCGGCATGCCCGCGGCCGCGCTCTTCGACGAGAGCGGCACCCTCGTGCTCGTTCGTGAAGACGTGGGCCGACACAACGCCGTCGACAAGCTTATCGGCGAGCGACGTCTACGAGATGCCTTGCCGCTCACGGGTGCGATCCTGTTGGTCACGAGCCGCGCGAGCTACGAGATCGTCCAGAAAGCTGGCGTCGCACGCATTCCCATAGTGCTCGCCGTTGGCGCCCCATCCAGCCTGGCCATCGATCTCGCCGACGAGCTGGGCATCACGCTCGCGGCCTTCGTTCGCGACGGACGCTTCAACGTTTATTGCGGCGCCGAGCGGATCCGCGGCCTCGGAGCGGACGCATGA